The DNA region AGGgaaaaacatcttttatttcCGCATAATTGGTGCTTGGGTTTCTGCTTGTACACTCAGCTGGCAGAGCAGTTTAATATTGAAACAATATTTCTAGAATTGTGGAATCGGGGGTTGGAAACTGAACTGCATGATGCAGTTATAGTGAACTCTGAATTATCACCACAGTTGTTGTTCATCCGAGTGTGGAGACAGACTAACATAAAGCACAgtgaacatccatccatcctgatcCAGGCGGCCCAGTGCAGCGTTACTGTGTTCAAACTAAATTAAAGCCATGTTTTTCCACAATATTAAAGCCTGGTTAATAATTTAGGAGGAGGCTGCATAACTGAGCCCCTCTGAGTCTGATAATATGCAGGCGTCATATCCTTTCACCTGACATTTCTTTTACGCACTGTTTTTCTAAATCAATCTGTCTTTAATCACTACGGGCTGGGCTTGTGAGTATAATAATGAAGCATGCAGCAGTTCATTTTGTCCCACCGGAGTTCCTAGATGTAATGTAGTGGCAGATTAGGTTTAAAGCAAACAATGCAATTACAACATTTTGTCTTGCATGGGTTGTAAAAAGGTAAAATGAAAGTGTCATATCAAAAGTTTAAACCCACTATCGACAGATAACGATAATCATAAAATGCTAAACAATGTGAGCTGTAGAATAGAGATCTCCAGATGAAAGACAGTAATTCTGTAATAAAATATAACACACATTTGGGACGTCTgtatttctctgcttttctccCAGTTTCGGTCCGCAGAACAAAAAGATTATGTCAAAATCGTCTGAGACGCTCACTAATCATGGCTGTGTGGCGGCCTCTGCTGGAAGTAAGACTGAATTACAACAATAATGATCTCTTTCGTAAACTTTATGTAACCTTTGAATATTTTGATGTAAAAAGAAGTGCAGGGAACAAATTGGGTGAAACTGACGTTAATAAggcataaaaacacaaaataggGAGGATGCCAAAGGCCACAAAGAAAAGATCAAACAATCATGACACATTAAAGTGATGCCAGCCTTCAATTTTGAGCATTTTTCTTAGCAAGGGTGACTGATCTTAAATACAGTCCCAGAAATGTTATAATCGTATTATTGTTTTAGTCAACGCGCTGATTTGACGTATGACCAATAATAAAGACTCTTATACGCGCAAGGACCAATCAGACATAGGGATGTAGCAAGGTCGTATTTCCGGTGTGGGCGTGGCTTTTGCTCAGCGAGATTGTGCAGATCTACattgtggatggatgggttaATTTGCCCTTGATATGTTTGGTAAATCTCCCCTCTGCGCATGTGCGATATTATTCACGTGCACGACAACAGCCTCGCGGACGGCGTGGAAGGACGCTGAACCGGGGATGCGAGAGCTGAACAATGCGGCGCCTTGACCGAATGTGAATGACATGTTTAGCTTTTGTACCGGTGTTTTAGACGTATTCGAAGGACGTAGCGACGCGTCAGAACAATGTTTCGGCAGACGACGACCACGGCTCTCCAGAAACTTCGGCGCCTTGGGTAAAGTTCGCTGACAGCCGAGTTATCTTGCTTGTTTTCACCTAATCATGGCTCATGTTAGCCTCCAGCTAGCCAACATAGTTTAGCTTTATTAGCTGGTTGTAGCTGACTGTGTGTTGCCATAAGAACACGTTTGAACATCATATTTTGAATAATAGTCCTGCAGGATGTGATGCATGGTACTGCTAGTAAACATTCCCATTGCCTCCCAGGCCTGAGtgtctaaatgtgtgtttgatttaaaataaaaccctctCTCACTAGTTGAATCAAAATCTTATTTCTGTCTAGATTAAATGGCCGCCAGCACACTTGGAGGCTGAAAGGCACTTCAGCAAAGGAGAGGGCTCTTCAGTACCATCCCGGAGAGAAGATCCACGGTTTCACGGTGAAGGAGGTGGGAACGCCGCAGCACTTCCGATTCTGGAGGAATCCTGGTGTTTTATGTGAACCTGAGAGAAGAACTCGGGTCCGCTGTTTGGAACGTTGGTCTCTGTTGTCTTATCTCCAGGTCGTAGCTGTCCCTGATCTGTTTCTGACTGCTGTGAAGTTAAGGCACGATAAAACTGGAGCTCAGTACCTCCATGCAGCCAGAGATGACTCCAACAACCTCTTCAGGTAGACGCGGCTGCCATCAACCCTCTGGTTTGTCCCTTTGACTAATCTCTGCCTCATATGCTCCAGTGTCCAGTTCCGAACGACTCCCATGGACAGTACAGGCGTCCCACACATCCTGGAGCACACGGTGCTGTGTGGGTCCGCACGTTATCCCTGCAGGGACCCGTTTTTCAAGATGCTTAACAGGTCcctgtccacgttcatgaatgCCTTCACAGGTACGGAGCGAGAACCTTCTCATTTAAACCGTCCCGAAAATAAAGGTTAAAGATTCAGTGTTTAGAAACGGGACTGGgctgatgtgtgttttgtgtgtctgaGCAGCCAGCGATTACACCATGTACCCCTTCTCAACACAAAACGGGAAGGacttccagaaccttctgtcGGTTTATCTGGACGCAGTTTTCTTCCCGTGTTTACGAGAGCAGGATTTCAGGTGGGAAATGGGTCCGATGTGGCCTGAAGGGTTCCGTGACGCTGCCTTTGGGTTTATTTTGGATTTTGGTCTGTTCAGGCAGGAAGGCTGGCGGCTGGAAAATGAAAACCCCTCTGATGCCGACACCCCCCTCATCTTTAAAGGGGTGGTGTTTAATGAGATGAAGGGAGCTTTCGTAAGTCACCGCGCCGTTCTGAAGCGGCACTCTTTCCCTGTCGGTATCACAAATCGAGTTCTGATTTTATTCCTCTGAATTGATTTTTGCAGTCGGACAACGAGCGAGTTTATGCCCAGCACCTCCAGAACAAACTGTATCCGGACCATACCTACTCCGTGGTGTCGGGGGGGGAGCCTCTGGCCATCCCTGACCTGAcctgggaggagctgagacaGTTTCACGCCACACATTATCACCCTAGCAACGCcaggtagacacacacacacacacacgcgcgttaGGGTCAAACACACAATCTTTAAAAAGGGGACACGCTGAGTGGGTCCTGAACGTGTTCCCTAGATTCTTCACCTATGGTGATTTACCTCTGGAACAACATCTGAAGCAGATTGAGGAGGAAGCTCTGTCCAGGTTTGAATGCATCGACCCAAAGACGGAGGTCCCTGCTCAGCCGCGCTGGAGCTGCCCTGTAAGTTCATCTCATCTCAGTCAGGATGTGTCCCAACACCATTACAGTATTGACTGGGTACAGATGTTCCAGCTGTGACCAACTTAAAGAACCTTCCTGTGAAATCCTTGAATATCTTTGATCCACTTTCTGAATAAGTCGTCACATCCAGGTGTGCTGTAGTTAGGAGCACGTGTAATTACTCGTCTGTAGTTAAGGGAAACGCCTCCTCGTgcctcctcttcccttcctctcctcagagAGAGGACCATGTGACCTGCAGCCCCGACCCTCTGGCTCCGGACCCGACCAAGCAGAACACGCTGTGTGTGAGCTACCTGCTGGGAGAGTAAGGCGCCGCCGTCTCCTCTGGGTGGACCTGGCGTGCTCGGTGGTTTGGTAACACCTGGTTTCTCTGTGCAGCATCACTGACACGTTTGAAGGCTTCACTCTCAGCCTGCTGTCGTCTCTGATGATCTCGGGACCAAACTCGCCTTTTTACAAAGCTCTCATCGAGCCCAAGATCGGAACGGACTTCTCTTCTGTGGTGGGGTGTGTGCACGCCTATCACACCTGTCGGGGCCATCATTTAGTTCGTCACTTATGGGAATTCTACTGTTTTGAAACGTGTTTTTCCAGGTATGACGGCAGCACCAAAGAGGCCTCCTTCAGCATCGGACTGCAGGGCATCGCAGAGGAGGACACCGAGAGGGTGAAACACCTGATCAGCCAAACTATCGATGACATCATAGAGTACGCTCCAACGCTCCTCATGCTGACCTTTCTTAGCCCTTAAATAAGAGACCCACTGTCGCTGTGCTCCAAATATTTATTCCATGGTTTAGGTCAGAAAAAACAGCTAATTCTGTGGATGACGTGGCGGCTACAAACGCCAGACGTAGATCGGCTGAACAGGAATCAGCCCCTCTCTATTTGTTGTCACAGGAATGGATTTGAGGAGGAACAAATCGAGGCTCTGCTCCACAAGATAGAACTTCAGATGaaacaccagtccacaaactTTGGTCTGTCTTTGGCCTCGGTGAGTTTATCTGATCTTTGCTCGCGTCATCAGGCTGCTTCTGTGTACGGAGCCCGGAGTGGCAGCATGTGTGAGGGCTCCCTGTATGTTCTAGTACATCGCGTCGTCGTGGAACCACGACGGCGACccggtggagctgctgcagatcaaCACCAGTGTTTTGGAGTTCAGACGGGCTTTGAAAGAAAACCCTGCTTTCCTGCAGGATAAAGTCAGGCACTACTTTAAGGTGAGTGAACCGGTCAGGGCAGAGGTCAGATCCATCAGTGCAGGGTGTCACCGTCCCCAGATTTGagttatttgtttgtttaaaggCTGTTGGCTCCTCACATGGCAGGAATAGTGTTAATGGAGTAGCGACGACACCAAGATCCATTTATCTGACTTCTTGTTAAGTGTTTGGGTTCAAAGGGCAGCGATAGACCTGTTGACACTGCTCATCACCTAATTTGGGcctgtctctgcctcctccaACCTTCCACCCTCCAGGAGAACACTCACAGATTGACCCTCTCCATGAAGCCAGATGAGGCCTACATGGAGAAGCAGGTGAAGGCTGAAGAGGAGAAACTTGGCGGAAAGGTCCAGGCTCTGACAGACGCCGACAGGAAGGAGATCTACGAGAAAGGTAGCAAAAACCTCACGGGCTTGAGTTtgacttttttaatgtttaaggCTCCAAAGAGAGCAGCTCGTCGTGGATTTGAAGAGTTTGACCCTCTGCCAACAGCTGATGTTGCTTCTCTTGCAAaggtctggagctgctggctgctcAGAGCCAAACTCAGGACGCTTCCTGTTTACCTGCACTTCAAGTATCCGACATCACCCCCACGATCCCCATCACGCCGGTCCAGATGGGCTCTGCTGGTAGGACGGCGCCGCTGCGGTCTGTGACGTGTCCTGGTTAAAGGCGTTGAGCAGATGTTCTGtctcctgtcctgcagcaggagTTCCCGTCCAGTACTGTGAGCAGCCCACCAACGGCCTGGTGTACTTCAGAGCCATGTGCAGCCTGAACACgctgccggaggacctcaggcTCTACGTCCCGCTCTTCTGCAGCGTCATTACCAAGTGAGTACCGCTGAACATGCTACGGCTGCGGctgatcgccccccccccacgtagAACATCCCGCTTGTGTTTGTGGCCAGGATGGGCTGTGGGGCTCTGGACTACAGGCAGCAGGCCCAGCAGATGGAGCTGAGGACAGGAGGCATGTCTGTGTCCACCCAGGTCATCCCTGACTCCACCCAGCTGGACATGTTCGAGCAGgtcagccgtgtgtgtgtgtgtgtgtgtgtgtgtgtgttgctgatcTCCTCCGGGACGTTAAATGTTCATTAATCTACGTGTTGTCACCTTCAGGgcatcctcctgtcctcctcctccctggagagGAACCTCCCTCACATGTTCCAGCTGTGGAGCGACATTTTCAACAGGTGTGTCCTCAGACGCCAGCAGGAGACGCTCAGAGCTCGCCGTCTCacgtctcacctcctgtctcctaGCCCCCGCCTCGAAGATGAGGAGCGGCTCCGagtgctggtgatgatggccGCGCAGGAGTTGGCCAACGGCATCTCCTACTCCGGTCACGTGTACGCCATGACCCGCGCAGGCCGCCACCTGACCCCGGCAGGAGACCTGCAGGAGGTCTTTGGGGGGATTGAGCAGGTGGGTGCTGGGCTCCTCGTGGCTCGCCGTCTGCCAGAATACGTTGGTGTTTGACGTTGCTCCTCACTGAACCAGGTGAAGTTCACGAAGAGAATCGCAGAGATGTCCGACCTGACCCAGGTGATCCGGATTCTGCCCAGGATCAAAAAGCACCTCTTCAACCCCGAGAACATGAGGTCGGCCCAGAGCCGTGAACGCGCCTGCGTCAGTGTCGCGTGCGTCTTTTACCGGACGCGCTCGTCTGTTTCAGGTGTGCCGTCAACGCGACCCCGGAGAGGATGGGTGACGCAGCGGCGCAGCTGGAGAATTTCCTGGAGGCCGTTtctaaaaacaggaagcagcataAAACCATCAGAAGTAACATAAATGAGGTAGAACAAGCTGTCAGTCAAGTGGCGTTGTTGTTTCTCTGCTTCatgtcttcttctttttaatgttCCTTCCTTGTAGAAACCGCTCGACCCTCTAAATGAGTCTGGACCAACCAGGAAACTCATCTCTGTCAGTCTGCTTCATTCTTTTCATTTGTCCTGAGATCATCTCAGAACTCCGACTAACCAGCCCTTCCCTTCCTCCGTCGCCTCTCAGGAGCTGAACTTCCACCCCTGTCAGATGAAAACCTTCTTTCAGATGCCTTTTCCCGTCAACTTCACTAGCAAGTGCATCCGCGCAGTACCGTTCTCCCACCAGGACTACGCCAGGTAACCGGGCCctgatccacctgatccacctgatccacatACACGTGATCCCCTGTTGAACTCGACGGCTCTTTATCCcaacagtttgtgtgtgttggcgaGAATGATGACTGCAAAGTTCCTGCATTGTGCGATCCGGGAGAAGGGCGGAGCCTATGGGGGCGGGGCCATGGTTGGCGGAGGGCTGTTCTCCTTTTACTCGTACAGGTGGGTTGGACCTCCTGGCGCACACACAGTTTTACCccatttaagacttttaagttggcagagtttaaaaaaaggaatcgTCCCATTAAAAATACCAGTGAGAAAGGTTGATTTCCCTCTGACAGGGACCCAAACTCGGTGCAGACCCTAAAAGTGTTTGGTGAAAGTGTGGACTGGGCCAAGTCGGGACAGTTCACCCAGCAGGATGTGGACGAGGCCAAACTGTCCGTCTTCTCGTCTGTCGACTCGCCTGTGGCCCCCGCAGACAAAGGTGACGTTTGTGTGGTTAAAGCCAGACGATTGCTCGTTTTAAAAGGACGGGGATCTTTGGTTGAAGGtggtaaaccccccccccccccccccccccgttgttgtgtgtgtttgttgcaggAATGAGTCGTTTCCTGAGTGGAGTCACGGACCAGATGAAGCAGCAACACAGAGAAAAACTCTTCGCCGTTAATCACAGAAacctggtggaggcagcagaaaggTACAATGTGTTCTGTCCCGGGGACGCGCCTGTCCCGGGGACGCGCCTGTCCCGGGGACGCGCCTGTCCCTGTCCCGGGGTCGCGCCTGTCCCTGTCCCGGGGACGTGCCTGTCCCTGTCCCGGGGTCGCGCCTGTCCCTGTCCCGGGGACGTGCCTGTCCCTGTCCCGGGGCCGCGCCTGTCCCTCTGACGTCTGCTCTCCTGTCTGCAGGTACCTGGGTGTCGGCCAGCAGACGTGTGGCGTCGCCGTCCTGGGCCCAGAGAACGAAGACATTCAGAAAGATCCGTCCTGGATTATCAAATAATCCAATTTGAAGGTATTTTTGGATTAAAAAGACGCCTCGACATCATGGAAAATCTAGTCCGGGTCGAATTTTACTCCAGTTTGTTTCCTGAAGTACATTTCAGAGGTttacaaaccaccaagagacaaaTTCATGATTCAGGTTAGATTTAATATCATTTTCCAGCATGTTGAACCCTGAACGCCAGAGACTCGGTATAGATTCAGGATAATTGGACGTCTTCTCCCCTCGGTTATTAGCAGATCCTCCAGATCATCAACACCACGAACATGCAGCACTTTGTTCCAAGCAATGATGGCACAGTAACAACAGCTTAACAATACTGACAACGACACTTATTTTCTCAGAGATGCGATTTTAACGCAGCTCATGAAGGCAACGGAACGAAAGCCGGAGTCGCTGCGCAGCCCTTTAAACTGTGCAACCTCAAAAACTGCATCCTTATGTCTGTCACACTTCCATTGATTGTTCATGGGCCAACTAACCAGTGACTAGCTTAGCATAAGGAGAGAGGAATCGGCTAACCGCGTACCCATAATCTCGtcatttttccctttaatttttgtttcaGGCGAAACCAAATCTCTGAAAATTGAGCAGATGTTGGTGAAATCAGTTTACACagtaaaagctttttttttttggctccaCAACACGTCACGCTGCCGTCGCACAAAGTTAATGTTGCACACAAAGTTAATGTTGCACACAAAGTTAATGTTGCACACAACTTGTAGCCGTCCTCCGCACCGGCCCCACACAGGAAGTAGTGGAAAGCCACCACGTACGAAAGCCCAGGATGGATCACAGCGGCAGAGACAAGGTTACGACACAGAGCAGGACACACAACCAGAGCGACTCGACAACCGAGGCGTGAAGCTTCTGCCATAAACACTCAGCAGCGTTACTGTGGTTCAAAGTGCTTAAATCTATCAGCCACCGTCGGCTCGCTGTGCTACAA from Takifugu flavidus isolate HTHZ2018 chromosome 15, ASM371156v2, whole genome shotgun sequence includes:
- the pitrm1 gene encoding presequence protease, mitochondrial isoform X2, translated to MFRQTTTTALQKLRRLGLNGRQHTWRLKGTSAKERALQYHPGEKIHGFTVKEVVAVPDLFLTAVKLRHDKTGAQYLHAARDDSNNLFSVQFRTTPMDSTGVPHILEHTVLCGSARYPCRDPFFKMLNRSLSTFMNAFTASDYTMYPFSTQNGKDFQNLLSVYLDAVFFPCLREQDFRQEGWRLENENPSDADTPLIFKGVVFNEMKGAFSDNERVYAQHLQNKLYPDHTYSVVSGGEPLAIPDLTWEELRQFHATHYHPSNARFFTYGDLPLEQHLKQIEEEALSRFECIDPKTEVPAQPRWSCPREDHVTCSPDPLAPDPTKQNTLCVSYLLGDITDTFEGFTLSLLSSLMISGPNSPFYKALIEPKIGTDFSSVVGYDGSTKEASFSIGLQGIAEEDTERVKHLISQTIDDIIENGFEEEQIEALLHKIELQMKHQSTNFGLSLASYIASSWNHDGDPVELLQINTSVLEFRRALKENPAFLQDKVRHYFKENTHRLTLSMKPDEAYMEKQVKAEEEKLGGKVQALTDADRKEIYEKGLELLAAQSQTQDASCLPALQVSDITPTIPITPVQMGSAAGVPVQYCEQPTNGLVYFRAMCSLNTLPEDLRLYVPLFCSVITKMGCGALDYRQQAQQMELRTGGMSVSTQVIPDSTQLDMFEQGILLSSSSLERNLPHMFQLWSDIFNSPRLEDEERLRVLVMMAAQELANGISYSGHVYAMTRAGRHLTPAGDLQEVFGGIEQVKFTKRIAEMSDLTQVIRILPRIKKHLFNPENMRCAVNATPERMGDAAAQLENFLEAVSKNRKQHKTIRSNINEELNFHPCQMKTFFQMPFPVNFTSKCIRAVPFSHQDYASLCVLARMMTAKFLHCAIREKGGAYGGGAMVGGGLFSFYSYRDPNSVQTLKVFGESVDWAKSGQFTQQDVDEAKLSVFSSVDSPVAPADKGMSRFLSGVTDQMKQQHREKLFAVNHRNLVEAAERYLGVGQQTCGVAVLGPENEDIQKDPSWIIK
- the pitrm1 gene encoding presequence protease, mitochondrial isoform X1, translating into MFRQTTTTALQKLRRLGLNGRQHTWRLKGTSAKERALQYHPGEKIHGFTVKEVVAVPDLFLTAVKLRHDKTGAQYLHAARDDSNNLFSVQFRTTPMDSTGVPHILEHTVLCGSARYPCRDPFFKMLNRSLSTFMNAFTASDYTMYPFSTQNGKDFQNLLSVYLDAVFFPCLREQDFRQEGWRLENENPSDADTPLIFKGVVFNEMKGAFSDNERVYAQHLQNKLYPDHTYSVVSGGEPLAIPDLTWEELRQFHATHYHPSNARFFTYGDLPLEQHLKQIEEEALSRFECIDPKTEVPAQPRWSCPREDHVTCSPDPLAPDPTKQNTLCVSYLLGDITDTFEGFTLSLLSSLMISGPNSPFYKALIEPKIGTDFSSVVGYDGSTKEASFSIGLQGIAEEDTERVKHLISQTIDDIIENGFEEEQIEALLHKIELQMKHQSTNFGLSLASYIASSWNHDGDPVELLQINTSVLEFRRALKENPAFLQDKVRHYFKENTHRLTLSMKPDEAYMEKQVKAEEEKLGGKVQALTDADRKEIYEKGLELLAAQSQTQDASCLPALQVSDITPTIPITPVQMGSAAGVPVQYCEQPTNGLVYFRAMCSLNTLPEDLRLYVPLFCSVITKMGCGALDYRQQAQQMELRTGGMSVSTQVIPDSTQLDMFEQGILLSSSSLERNLPHMFQLWSDIFNSPRLEDEERLRVLVMMAAQELANGISYSGHVYAMTRAGRHLTPAGDLQEVFGGIEQVKFTKRIAEMSDLTQVIRILPRIKKHLFNPENMRCAVNATPERMGDAAAQLENFLEAVSKNRKQHKTIRSNINEKPLDPLNESGPTRKLISELNFHPCQMKTFFQMPFPVNFTSKCIRAVPFSHQDYASLCVLARMMTAKFLHCAIREKGGAYGGGAMVGGGLFSFYSYRDPNSVQTLKVFGESVDWAKSGQFTQQDVDEAKLSVFSSVDSPVAPADKGMSRFLSGVTDQMKQQHREKLFAVNHRNLVEAAERYLGVGQQTCGVAVLGPENEDIQKDPSWIIK